In a single window of the Fibrobacter sp. genome:
- a CDS encoding TonB family protein: MDPIVAMLLPESDKKMGAVASASLLVALLLCFWATTYEVLIDEDIFEKTPQMDITTTMNIIEKKEEKKVEPKEKPKPKQTVPSRRPGSGAKQSGRGNPKAAESRGVLKLLTAQTNNAANSVYTLMNDKKFAHDIDKVIKNTNGLQVTGKTSITSRRGVVDAGFNEAIASGGSGGIANGLAGLMNGAGAISTKAIGKLTPPRPNEIDMGTGNSSRSASDIMKVVRQRTPGLRHIYNSHLKKNPGFQGKVTLSFTISPGGEVITIAIVSSTTGYADFDNEVKKAVSRWTFSKVKSGNTTVTIPFTFSE; encoded by the coding sequence ATGGATCCGATCGTAGCTATGCTGCTTCCGGAATCCGACAAGAAGATGGGCGCTGTGGCTAGTGCCTCTCTCCTTGTGGCACTGTTGCTGTGCTTCTGGGCAACCACGTATGAAGTTCTTATTGATGAAGATATTTTTGAGAAAACTCCTCAAATGGATATAACGACCACCATGAACATCATTGAAAAAAAGGAGGAAAAAAAGGTCGAGCCCAAGGAAAAACCGAAACCGAAGCAGACAGTTCCGAGTCGCCGCCCAGGCAGCGGTGCTAAACAGTCGGGCCGAGGAAATCCGAAGGCTGCGGAATCTCGAGGCGTGTTGAAACTGCTTACCGCACAAACCAACAATGCCGCGAATTCCGTCTACACTCTCATGAACGATAAAAAGTTCGCTCACGATATTGACAAGGTCATCAAGAATACCAATGGCCTTCAGGTAACTGGTAAGACAAGCATTACTTCCCGTAGGGGCGTGGTTGACGCCGGCTTCAACGAGGCTATCGCCTCAGGTGGAAGTGGTGGAATTGCTAATGGTTTGGCTGGCTTGATGAATGGTGCTGGTGCTATCTCTACGAAAGCTATCGGCAAGTTGACTCCTCCTAGGCCGAATGAAATTGATATGGGTACTGGAAATTCGTCCCGTTCTGCATCGGATATTATGAAGGTTGTTCGTCAGCGTACGCCAGGTTTGCGTCACATCTATAATTCTCATCTCAAGAAAAATCCGGGATTCCAGGGAAAGGTGACTTTGTCGTTTACCATTTCTCCTGGCGGCGAAGTGATTACCATCGCCATCGTTTCGTCAACCACAGGCTACGCTGATTTTGATAACGAAGTCAAGAAGGCTGTGTCTCGTTGGACGTTCAGTAAGGTGAAATCCGGTAATACCACCGTAACGATCCCGTTCACGTTCTCTGAATAA
- a CDS encoding methylated-DNA--[protein]-cysteine S-methyltransferase, with amino-acid sequence MDFKDEKFTTIRHRNLWGQWTFVFEKSKLCSLCYSPEESGEVRPSAVQACTYAVADIDVSLPPTVSRAYRKAVQQLNEYLAGKRKSFSIPYKLYGTEFQIKVWEALKEIPFGETRSYKEVAEMVGSPKATRAVGGALHENPIPLILPCHRVIGKAGALVGFGLGLDMKRRLLVIEGAIPQEMNLE; translated from the coding sequence ATGGATTTTAAAGACGAAAAGTTCACAACAATCAGGCACCGCAACTTGTGGGGCCAATGGACTTTCGTGTTTGAAAAATCCAAATTATGCAGCCTGTGCTATTCCCCTGAAGAAAGTGGTGAAGTTCGCCCCAGCGCAGTACAGGCCTGCACCTACGCCGTCGCAGACATCGACGTCAGCTTGCCACCAACCGTCAGCCGCGCCTACCGCAAGGCCGTGCAGCAACTGAACGAATATCTGGCCGGCAAGCGAAAGTCATTTTCTATTCCGTACAAATTATACGGAACTGAATTTCAGATTAAGGTATGGGAGGCCCTAAAGGAAATCCCCTTCGGCGAAACACGTTCCTACAAGGAAGTCGCCGAGATGGTTGGAAGTCCTAAGGCTACCCGAGCCGTAGGTGGCGCGCTCCACGAGAATCCAATTCCTTTAATCCTCCCCTGCCATCGCGTCATTGGTAAGGCGGGAGCCCTCGTAGGCTTTGGGCTGGGGCTGGATATGAAAAGACGCCTTCTTGTGATAGAAGGCGCCATTCCTCAAGAAATGAATCTGGAATAG
- the alr gene encoding alanine racemase: MKLLSTPPDLNRIARPNWIEINLDALCNNIQFIRSQIPANTKILLPVKADSYGHGSLACSFAAKFGGADYLGVAHISEGMILRQYGMDLPILVLGPCTPADFAYFVEFQLTAAITDIRTAMAFDQFLRENDCTCKAHLKIDSGMNRYGFDAEDFNNIRAALSLKNLKFEGMFTHLATADMPGNPKTEIQIQRFARLVDVLEAEGLRPEICHCSSSAGTLTHPESHFDMVRPGLALYGYNPMGATPAPWPIKPVMKIKSTIRHIHDVKPGETVSYGGYWMAQQPTRIATIAIGYGDGYLRGEYNKGFVFIRGQLCPILGRVCMDATMVDVSHIPDVQVGETVDVVNGELDFRISMESVADDHHTIPYELTSRVARRLYRKYYWKNRLVRWDYLRQEFGVKEFKEFPLR; this comes from the coding sequence ATGAAGCTTTTATCTACCCCTCCCGATCTTAATAGAATTGCGCGCCCCAACTGGATTGAAATCAACCTCGACGCCCTTTGCAACAACATTCAATTTATCCGTAGCCAGATTCCCGCCAACACCAAGATTCTCTTGCCGGTGAAGGCCGACTCCTACGGACACGGCAGCCTGGCCTGCTCCTTTGCCGCAAAGTTCGGCGGTGCAGATTACCTTGGCGTGGCCCACATTAGCGAAGGTATGATCCTCCGCCAGTACGGCATGGACTTGCCTATCCTGGTGCTCGGCCCCTGCACTCCTGCAGACTTCGCCTACTTCGTTGAATTCCAGCTGACCGCAGCCATTACCGACATTCGTACCGCAATGGCATTCGACCAGTTCCTTCGCGAAAACGATTGCACTTGCAAGGCCCACTTGAAGATTGACTCCGGCATGAACCGTTACGGTTTCGACGCCGAAGACTTCAACAACATTCGCGCCGCACTCAGCTTGAAGAACCTGAAGTTCGAAGGCATGTTCACTCACTTGGCAACCGCCGACATGCCGGGCAACCCCAAGACAGAAATTCAGATCCAACGTTTCGCACGCCTGGTAGACGTTCTTGAAGCGGAAGGACTCCGTCCGGAAATCTGCCACTGCTCCAGTTCTGCAGGCACCCTCACCCATCCCGAAAGTCATTTCGACATGGTGCGTCCGGGCCTGGCCTTGTACGGCTACAACCCCATGGGCGCAACTCCAGCACCGTGGCCCATCAAGCCTGTCATGAAGATCAAGTCTACCATCCGTCATATTCACGACGTGAAGCCAGGCGAAACCGTTAGCTACGGCGGTTACTGGATGGCACAGCAACCTACCCGAATCGCAACCATTGCCATCGGTTACGGTGACGGCTATCTTCGTGGCGAATACAACAAGGGATTCGTCTTTATCCGCGGTCAGCTCTGCCCCATACTGGGACGCGTTTGCATGGACGCCACCATGGTGGACGTAAGCCACATTCCTGACGTTCAAGTTGGCGAAACCGTCGACGTAGTAAACGGCGAACTGGACTTCCGCATTTCCATGGAAAGCGTTGCGGACGACCACCATACCATTCCGTACGAACTTACAAGCCGCGTGGCTCGCCGTCTGTACCGCAAGTACTACTGGAAGAACCGCCTGGTCCGCTGGGACTACCTGCGTCAGGAATTCGGCGTGAAGGAATTCAAGGAATTCCCGTTGCGATGA